TCAAAGAGCGTGGCTGGCACCTCACACTTGAAGTGGCCCTCAAAGAAGCTCTTCAGTCTCAGGCCCACAGTCCAGTCCAGCTGCTCCAGCCTCCGGTGGAGCCAGGACAGGGACCTGACCCAGGCGTCTGGGGAGAAGGTCTCGGCGTTAGCGGAGACCACCTCGCAGAGGAGCCCCAGGATGTGGATGGCCAGGTCCTTCCCATCCAGGGGGAGGCAGCGCTTCTCCTGGGGGAGCTGCCAGTATCTGCTGAAGCTGTCCAGGAGCTGGCACAGGCTGAAGATGAGCGGGAACGGGGAGCAGGTCTGCAGCCAGTATTCCTCCAGGCACGCGCTTGCCTCCAGCGTCTGGATGAAGATCCTCAGGCTGAGGTCCACCTCCTTGACATCCAGCATCAGGAACGGCAGGACGAATTCCTTTAGCACCTCATCTGGCTCGAGAAGAGCAGCGACTGGAATCCCTTGGGGCTTCACAGGCCTCACCAGGCAGGTCAGGAGCTCCAGAAACTGCTTCTCTTCCCTGGGGCTAGAGAACTTCATCCAGACCGTTTCTTTGAGGCAGGACACCACGAACGTGGTGGAGGGATTTGGACCCTGCTCCTCCGTGAACCTGAGGGCGGGGAAGGCGGTGAGAATCTGAGCCAGGAACTTGTGGGTGCCGAGACTGATCACGGCCATGCTGCACACTTTCTTCACCGTGACCTCCGGGTGCAGAATGACCAGGCGGGCCACAGAAGCGACGGCCTTAGCCAAGCCCTGTTCAGAGGTGCTCTGCGCGAGCTGGTTAAAAGTTGTGTTGAGGTCTTCCTGAAACCCCTCCAAGTGAGCTGAAAGCTTCTCGGAGAGGCCCTTGCGTCCCCAGGAGAGCAGGATGCCCGAGAGGACTTTATTCTTATCTGGCAGCGAGAGGTGCGCGTAACAATCCAGTATCAAGTCGATCACTTGTTTGATCTGAGGCTCAGGGATGGCCCTGTCCAGCGCGCCGACGTCCATCACTGTTTCCAGCAGCTTTAATACCAGGCCTGGCTCGCGGAAGAGAGCCCGGTTGTTCACCAGGCAGGCCAGCCACTCGTCCGAGAAGGCCCACTTCCTCTCGGAAGCGAAAATGTAGCACATTTCCATGTGCCGGTCCATCTTCTGCTCGATGATGGCCATGGCGATGGAGGCGGCGATGTCCTTCTCAAAGCCCTTGTTCTTCAGCACCCTGTTTGTGTTCCTCAGGAAGTCCCCCACACACTCCGCCAGCTCAGACACCACCTGCCTCTCCTCCTTGGACAGGCTGGTGGTGTCCAGGTAGAGCTTCAGGTTGTGGTTGAAGGAGCTCAGGCTGTCGCACAGCCGGTAGCTGTCGTAGCTTGTCCCCTGGCTGCCGTGGAGCAcggcctgcagctcctccccccactcccgCAGCAGGCTGCGCAGGAACTCGAACCCCACGAAGATGGTCTCGCTCGGCAGCCTGGCCAGTGAGGTCAGGCTGATGTCCCGCTCTGCCTCCTTCACCTTCTCTGCCAGAGCCTGCTGGTGATATGGGTTCTGGGTGTCCGAGTTCCACACGGAGATCACCGTGGCCAGTTTGTCGAGATACATGGCAGCGGACACTTCCTGGGGGTCGTCCTCCGTCAGCGCGAACACAGTCAGCATGTCAGCCAAGTTGGCTAAGGCACAGCACTTCATGCCGGGGCACAGGATCCTATCCTGGATTTGCTTCAGCCCAGTGAGCAGCATGGCCAGCAGGGGCATGGTAGGACACACATCCGGGTCAGACTTAAACCGCTTTGGGGGGGGGCAGAACTCATCTGTAGAGCAGAGGTACTTATGGGCCATTGTCCGGAACTGGGAGAGCAGGGGGTCCTGCTGGTTGCCCTTGTGCTTCATCATTTCCCACCAGACGTCCAGGAAGAAGGCCACATCCTTTGAAGAAGTGTCGATAGTCACGTGCTCCAAAAAGCGCTCCAGTTCTGCACGGCAGAtggtggtgggcagggccatcAGGAGCTGGATGAAGAGTCCGGAAGCTTCCAGGGACTTGAGCAGCTCAAAGAGGACCGTGTGATTGATGGTTGGGATCATGTTGCCCACGGAGAAGAACACATCTTCCTGCCACCGGGTTTCAGTGTCAGCGGGGGTGACGGGGTAGGGCTGCAGAACCTTGGCCCAGATGATGACCAGAGCCTTCTTCTTCCAGGCAAAGGGCTGGGAGCAGGCCGTGGTGGAGGAgatctccctcagagcctccacaATCGGCCGCCCGACATGCTCCCAGTCAGACTTGGTCAATTCTGCCAGTGTTTTGGGGCGGAAGAGCTGCTCAGCCAACAAGAAGCCCCCATGCAGAACAGTCATTTCTTCACAGATATTCAAAGGTCCTGCACAGACAGAAGTCCAATAGCATAGGATGTGGTGAAAAATTTTCAGAACAGCAAGTAAAGGTTagaggcagaggcagcagctggTCGGCGGGGTCTCATTAGGGTTAGAGATGATAAGGGTTCTGAACGAAATCGGTGGGAGAGGGGGAAGAAGGGATGGTTCTAGGAGCCGCTGCAGAGCCGGAGTCAAAGGATTTACTTGAGGAATGAAAAAGGACTCCCAAGTTCTCTGACCTCGAACTGGGAAGACAACAGGCACCACTGGACACAAAGAACACGAGAGAGGGGCTTGGCGGGAACACTGATCGGTTTTGGTCATTTGGAGTTTGAGGTAGAACATCAAGGTAGAGACGTCCTCCAGAAATGGAAAGGTGGGGCTGAAGCTCAGGAGGAAAGTCAGCCTTAAAATGTGACTCAGGGAGGAGCCTGCCCGGAGGCAAGGTCCTCCAGGAAAGGACGGCCCAGGAGAGGATTTGGGAGGAAGtgctgagagagaaaaggagcCCAAGGACAGTACCAAACTACAGCGGCCACCAAGTACATACTGCTAGACTTGACAACTGAGCTTCTAAGTAACCGTACAGACTAGGAGGGGCACGGACCAGGGCTGTGGGCTCAGCAGCACTCAGGCAAGCCCTGCTTCCCGGCCTTTTCTCTTAAAGCCTTGCCTTACAAACAGATTTCAAATGCTCTGCCTTTCGGGGAAACAGTTCAATTCCCAGTTTTTTCCATCAGAGAGAATAAGCTACTAATGGTCCTGGTTCTCTGGTAGAAACCAAGAGGTAGATAGAAAATCATATTGCACTAGATTCAGAAAGTCCTTCCTTCAGTGAGTCATGAGTAAACACAGACTTAGGAAGGAAGGCATCTTGGGATGTTTAATTAGATAGGTTTAAATCCTAGCTCGGTCATTTAAAAGTGGTGTGATCTTGGACAGAttacttctctgagcttccctTCTGCATATGTGGGGATAATACACACTTCACATTATGACCTTGAGGATCAACTAGTATATACTGGTCAAGCCCTTGGCAATGGGTCTGTGCCCACTGTTGGCTCCCAATCCCATCTCCCAGGGCTGCTGAGGGTTAAATAAGATATAGGTACAGTGAGAATCAGGCTACAAAGAGCCtgattaagtgctcaataaacactggtTCCCCCAAACCTTTCCACTGTTGGTAGGACCAGAATCTTGTCCCTATTCTTTGCCTCCTCCAGCTCAGAAACAGGACATAGGCCTTTCTTAGGTATACTTCCTTTGGCCCAGAAACTAAATCACTGTACAATCACTGCTCATTCTTCAATATTCCTgactc
The DNA window shown above is from Hippopotamus amphibius kiboko isolate mHipAmp2 chromosome 17, mHipAmp2.hap2, whole genome shotgun sequence and carries:
- the GEMIN4 gene encoding gem-associated protein 4 isoform X2 produces the protein MTVLHGGFLLAEQLFRPKTLAELTKSDWEHVGRPIVEALREISSTTACSQPFAWKKKALVIIWAKVLQPYPVTPADTETRWQEDVFFSVGNMIPTINHTVLFELLKSLEASGLFIQLLMALPTTICRAELERFLEHVTIDTSSKDVAFFLDVWWEMMKHKGNQQDPLLSQFRTMAHKYLCSTDEFCPPPKRFKSDPDVCPTMPLLAMLLTGLKQIQDRILCPGMKCCALANLADMLTVFALTEDDPQEVSAAMYLDKLATVISVWNSDTQNPYHQQALAEKVKEAERDISLTSLARLPSETIFVGFEFLRSLLREWGEELQAVLHGSQGTSYDSYRLCDSLSSFNHNLKLYLDTTSLSKEERQVVSELAECVGDFLRNTNRVLKNKGFEKDIAASIAMAIIEQKMDRHMEMCYIFASERKWAFSDEWLACLVNNRALFREPGLVLKLLETVMDVGALDRAIPEPQIKQVIDLILDCYAHLSLPDKNKVLSGILLSWGRKGLSEKLSAHLEGFQEDLNTTFNQLAQSTSEQGLAKAVASVARLVILHPEVTVKKVCSMAVISLGTHKFLAQILTAFPALRFTEEQGPNPSTTFVVSCLKETVWMKFSSPREEKQFLELLTCLVRPVKPQGIPVAALLEPDEVLKEFVLPFLMLDVKEVDLSLRIFIQTLEASACLEEYWLQTCSPFPLIFSLCQLLDSFSRYWQLPQEKRCLPLDGKDLAIHILGLLCEVVSANAETFSPDAWVRSLSWLHRRLEQLDWTVGLRLKSFFEGHFKCEVPATLFEICKLSEDEWTSRAHPGYGPGTGLLAWMECSAISSRVSERMLSLLVVDMGNPEEVRLFSKGFLVALVQVMPWCSPREWQCLHQLTKRLLEKQLLHVPYSLEYIQFVPLLNLKPFAQELQLSVLLLRAFQFLCSQSCRNWLPVEGWSHVVKLLGNSLTNLLDSVRLIQSVGPWAQGQEQDLTQETLFFYTQVFCHVLHIMAMIQQEVCEPLYVLALEILTCYETLSKTNPSVSSLLQKVNEQRFLKSIAENISPEERRQTLLQKISNF
- the GEMIN4 gene encoding gem-associated protein 4 isoform X1 produces the protein MDLGPLNICEEMTVLHGGFLLAEQLFRPKTLAELTKSDWEHVGRPIVEALREISSTTACSQPFAWKKKALVIIWAKVLQPYPVTPADTETRWQEDVFFSVGNMIPTINHTVLFELLKSLEASGLFIQLLMALPTTICRAELERFLEHVTIDTSSKDVAFFLDVWWEMMKHKGNQQDPLLSQFRTMAHKYLCSTDEFCPPPKRFKSDPDVCPTMPLLAMLLTGLKQIQDRILCPGMKCCALANLADMLTVFALTEDDPQEVSAAMYLDKLATVISVWNSDTQNPYHQQALAEKVKEAERDISLTSLARLPSETIFVGFEFLRSLLREWGEELQAVLHGSQGTSYDSYRLCDSLSSFNHNLKLYLDTTSLSKEERQVVSELAECVGDFLRNTNRVLKNKGFEKDIAASIAMAIIEQKMDRHMEMCYIFASERKWAFSDEWLACLVNNRALFREPGLVLKLLETVMDVGALDRAIPEPQIKQVIDLILDCYAHLSLPDKNKVLSGILLSWGRKGLSEKLSAHLEGFQEDLNTTFNQLAQSTSEQGLAKAVASVARLVILHPEVTVKKVCSMAVISLGTHKFLAQILTAFPALRFTEEQGPNPSTTFVVSCLKETVWMKFSSPREEKQFLELLTCLVRPVKPQGIPVAALLEPDEVLKEFVLPFLMLDVKEVDLSLRIFIQTLEASACLEEYWLQTCSPFPLIFSLCQLLDSFSRYWQLPQEKRCLPLDGKDLAIHILGLLCEVVSANAETFSPDAWVRSLSWLHRRLEQLDWTVGLRLKSFFEGHFKCEVPATLFEICKLSEDEWTSRAHPGYGPGTGLLAWMECSAISSRVSERMLSLLVVDMGNPEEVRLFSKGFLVALVQVMPWCSPREWQCLHQLTKRLLEKQLLHVPYSLEYIQFVPLLNLKPFAQELQLSVLLLRAFQFLCSQSCRNWLPVEGWSHVVKLLGNSLTNLLDSVRLIQSVGPWAQGQEQDLTQETLFFYTQVFCHVLHIMAMIQQEVCEPLYVLALEILTCYETLSKTNPSVSSLLQKVNEQRFLKSIAENISPEERRQTLLQKISNF